A portion of the Streptomyces coeruleoprunus genome contains these proteins:
- a CDS encoding sporulation protein → MSRELRGPNEKLGTVLALAGISNAGLARRVNDLGAQRGLTLRYDKTSVARWVSKGMVPQGAAPHLIAAAIGQKLGRPVPLHEIGLADADPAPEVGLAFPRDVGEAVKSATELYRLDLAGRRAGGGGIWQSLAGSFAVSAYATPASRWLITPADPSVERLVPRPEGTAPDAAGQPDAAAPGAGTAPGTGPGAGPRPAAGAAGAKPSGTAAGRTSGTAGTAAAGGAGGPAGHAGPTGATGPAGQGQAGQAAAVGTTTAAGTAAAAAGRTTGPATGAAGPIGGAAAAPAAAAPPAGIPDDPADGGHARVGHSDVAKLREAAEDARRWDSKYGGGDWRSSMVPECLRVDAAPLLLGSYSDEVGRALFGATAELTRLAGWMAFDTGQQEAAQRYYIQALRLARAAADVPLGGYVLASMSLQATYRGFADEGVDLAQAALERNRGLATARTMSFFRLVEARAHAKAGDAAAAGAALKAAEGWLERSREGDADPSWLGFYSYDRFAADAAECYRDLKAPRQVRRFTEQALSRPTEEYVRSHGLRLVVSAVAELESGNLDAACAAGTRAVEVAGRISSARTTEYVRDLLHRLEPYGDEPRVAELRERARPLLMAPA, encoded by the coding sequence ATGTCCAGGGAGCTACGCGGACCGAACGAGAAGCTCGGCACCGTTCTCGCCCTCGCAGGGATCAGCAACGCCGGTCTCGCCCGCCGGGTCAACGACCTGGGGGCACAGCGCGGCCTGACCCTGCGCTACGACAAGACGTCGGTGGCCCGGTGGGTGTCGAAGGGCATGGTGCCGCAGGGCGCCGCGCCGCACCTCATCGCGGCCGCGATCGGTCAGAAGCTCGGCCGGCCCGTGCCCCTGCACGAGATCGGCCTCGCCGACGCCGACCCGGCACCCGAGGTCGGCCTCGCCTTCCCGCGCGACGTCGGCGAAGCCGTCAAGTCGGCCACCGAGCTGTACCGGCTCGATCTCGCCGGGCGCCGCGCCGGCGGGGGCGGCATCTGGCAGTCCCTGGCGGGTTCCTTCGCCGTCAGCGCCTACGCGACGCCCGCGTCACGCTGGCTGATCACCCCCGCGGACCCGTCCGTGGAGCGGCTGGTGCCCCGCCCCGAGGGCACCGCGCCCGACGCGGCGGGACAGCCGGACGCGGCGGCACCCGGAGCGGGAACGGCACCGGGCACGGGGCCGGGAGCCGGGCCCAGGCCGGCGGCCGGAGCGGCAGGTGCGAAGCCCTCCGGTACGGCCGCGGGCCGGACCAGCGGGACGGCCGGGACGGCGGCGGCCGGCGGGGCGGGCGGACCAGCCGGCCACGCGGGACCGACAGGAGCGACAGGACCGGCAGGACAAGGACAAGCAGGACAGGCCGCGGCCGTCGGCACGACCACGGCGGCCGGCACCGCCGCGGCAGCCGCAGGGCGGACGACCGGACCCGCTACGGGGGCCGCGGGCCCCATAGGCGGCGCGGCAGCAGCGCCTGCCGCCGCCGCGCCCCCCGCCGGCATCCCGGACGACCCCGCGGACGGCGGGCACGCGCGCGTGGGGCACAGCGATGTGGCCAAGCTGCGCGAGGCCGCCGAGGACGCCCGGCGCTGGGACTCCAAGTACGGCGGCGGGGACTGGCGCTCCTCGATGGTGCCCGAATGCCTGCGGGTCGACGCGGCGCCCCTGCTGCTCGGCTCGTACTCGGACGAGGTCGGACGGGCGCTGTTCGGGGCGACCGCCGAGCTGACCCGGCTGGCCGGCTGGATGGCCTTCGACACCGGACAGCAGGAGGCGGCCCAGCGCTACTACATCCAGGCGCTGCGCCTGGCCAGGGCCGCCGCCGACGTGCCCCTGGGGGGCTATGTCCTGGCGTCGATGTCGTTGCAGGCCACGTACAGAGGGTTCGCCGACGAGGGGGTGGACCTGGCGCAGGCCGCGCTGGAGCGCAACCGGGGCCTGGCCACCGCGCGCACCATGTCGTTCTTCCGGCTCGTCGAGGCACGGGCCCACGCCAAGGCGGGCGACGCGGCGGCGGCCGGGGCCGCGCTGAAGGCCGCCGAGGGGTGGCTGGAGCGCTCCCGGGAGGGCGACGCGGACCCGTCCTGGCTGGGCTTCTACTCGTACGACCGGTTCGCCGCGGACGCGGCCGAGTGCTACCGGGACCTGAAAGCGCCACGCCAGGTGCGCCGCTTCACGGAGCAGGCGCTGTCGCGGCCGACGGAGGAGTACGTACGGTCGCACGGCCTGCGGCTCGTCGTGAGCGCCGTGGCCGAACTGGAGTCGGGAAACCTCGACGCCGCCTGCGCGGCCGGTACGCGCGCGGTGGAGGTGGCCGGGCGGATCTCGTCGGCCCGTACGACCGAGTACGTACGGGACCTGCTGCACCGGCTGGAGCCGTACGGCGACGAGCCCAGGGTCGCGGAGCTGCGGGAGCGGGCCCGCCCGCTGCTCATGGCGCCCGCGTAA
- a CDS encoding PP2C family protein-serine/threonine phosphatase yields MGQRTDRGGGAGRAGGGVRRVIGVLPALLLSGGVVYDGFTPPPFTGVPFFVAAPLIAAPLFTAPATLLTGVFAVLAVIVSHLLGDPLGGVPELTETVTVATVAAFAVLINQVVRRSGERLASARVIAETAQRAVLPTPAERIGGLRVAARYEAAQADAFIGGDLFAVQDTPQGVRLVVGDVRGKGMGAVEAVAVVIGAFREAAEHETSLEAVAQRLERALAREGTRRDGLDAVEGFTTAVLAEIPRGDGTVRVVNRGHPEPLLLYADGAVGALAPPEPALPLGMGDLAAWPDRAYEVPYPPGATLLFYTDGLTEARDRHGVFYDPAERLEGRVFPEPDSLLDALIEDVRRHTGGGATDDMALLAVARPLSVSEGTHSA; encoded by the coding sequence GTGGGGCAGCGAACGGACCGAGGCGGTGGCGCCGGGCGGGCCGGCGGTGGGGTCCGCCGGGTCATCGGGGTGCTGCCCGCCCTGCTGCTCTCCGGGGGAGTGGTCTACGACGGGTTCACCCCGCCGCCCTTCACCGGCGTGCCGTTCTTCGTCGCCGCGCCCCTCATCGCGGCCCCGCTCTTCACGGCGCCCGCCACACTGCTGACCGGCGTCTTCGCCGTACTCGCCGTGATCGTCTCGCACCTTCTGGGTGATCCGCTGGGCGGGGTCCCGGAGCTGACCGAGACGGTGACGGTGGCGACCGTCGCCGCGTTCGCCGTCCTCATCAACCAGGTCGTCCGGCGCAGCGGCGAGCGGCTGGCCTCCGCCCGCGTGATCGCCGAGACCGCGCAGCGGGCGGTGCTGCCCACGCCGGCCGAGCGGATCGGCGGGCTGCGCGTGGCCGCGCGGTACGAGGCGGCGCAGGCGGACGCGTTCATCGGGGGCGACCTGTTCGCCGTGCAGGACACGCCGCAGGGCGTGCGGCTCGTGGTGGGCGACGTGCGGGGCAAGGGCATGGGCGCGGTGGAGGCCGTGGCGGTGGTCATCGGGGCGTTCCGGGAGGCCGCCGAGCACGAGACCTCGCTGGAGGCCGTCGCGCAGCGCCTGGAGCGGGCGCTCGCACGGGAGGGCACGCGGCGGGACGGGCTGGACGCCGTGGAGGGGTTCACCACCGCCGTGCTGGCCGAGATCCCGCGGGGCGACGGGACGGTACGCGTGGTCAACCGCGGCCATCCCGAGCCGCTGCTGCTGTACGCGGACGGGGCCGTGGGCGCCCTGGCACCGCCCGAGCCGGCGCTGCCGCTCGGCATGGGCGACCTCGCGGCCTGGCCGGACCGGGCGTACGAGGTGCCGTACCCGCCCGGCGCGACCCTCCTCTTCTACACGGACGGGCTCACCGAGGCGCGCGACCGCCACGGGGTCTTCTACGATCCCGCCGAGCGGCTGGAGGGGCGGGTCTTCCCCGAGCCCGACAGCCTGCTGGACGCGCTGATCGAGGACGTACGGCGTCACACGGGCGGCGGGGCGACCGACGACATGGCGCTGCTGGCCGTGGCCCGGCCACTCTCCGTGAGCGAAGGAACCCACTCCGCATAA
- the trmB gene encoding tRNA (guanosine(46)-N7)-methyltransferase TrmB, whose product MPARRGSRMFPDGTGPSPDPAGSHFERRIRSFQPRRSRVTTGQGEALRRLWPMWGLDIDGQRVLDLDEMFGGLPVVLEIGFGMGEATARMAAADPGTGILAVDVHTPGQGNLLALAERAGLTNVRVANGDAIILLREMVKPDALDGVRVYFPDPWPKKRHHKRRLIQPEFLTLAASRMKPGAVLHCATDWEPYAEQMLDVLTAHPDFENTVPEGGYAPRPAFRPLTRFESQGIDKGHVVHDLLFRRV is encoded by the coding sequence ATGCCCGCGCGCCGCGGCAGCCGGATGTTCCCGGACGGCACCGGGCCCTCGCCCGACCCCGCCGGTTCCCACTTCGAGCGCCGTATCCGCAGCTTCCAGCCCCGCCGCAGCCGGGTCACCACCGGCCAGGGCGAGGCGCTGCGCCGGCTGTGGCCCATGTGGGGCCTGGACATCGACGGGCAGCGGGTGCTCGACCTGGACGAGATGTTCGGCGGGCTCCCGGTCGTCCTGGAGATCGGCTTCGGCATGGGCGAGGCCACGGCTCGGATGGCCGCGGCGGACCCCGGCACGGGCATCCTCGCGGTCGACGTGCACACGCCCGGCCAGGGCAATCTGCTCGCCCTCGCCGAGCGGGCCGGCCTGACCAACGTCCGGGTGGCCAACGGCGACGCGATCATCCTGCTGCGCGAGATGGTGAAGCCGGACGCCCTCGACGGCGTACGGGTGTACTTCCCCGACCCGTGGCCCAAGAAGCGGCACCACAAGCGGCGGCTGATCCAGCCCGAGTTCCTCACGCTCGCGGCGTCCCGGATGAAGCCCGGGGCGGTCCTGCACTGCGCCACGGACTGGGAGCCGTACGCCGAGCAGATGCTGGACGTACTGACCGCGCACCCGGACTTCGAGAACACCGTGCCCGAGGGCGGCTACGCGCCGCGCCCGGCGTTCCGGCCGCTCACCCGGTTCGAGAGCCAGGGCATCGACAAGGGGCACGTCGTCCACGACCTGCTCTTCCGCCGCGTCTGA
- a CDS encoding PrsW family intramembrane metalloprotease, translating into MPAYDPAAAPAFDAVPERSRWRYKPRRAFWRSKVVRATAVILVLALCALVILALVREQTGTAGFLVGLGLAVLPVPLLMAAFRWLDRVEPGPWKNLLFSFAWGAFAAALVAILANTFATQWIATATADPSSADTLGATVVAPVVEESAKAAAILLVFLFRRRDFTGLVDGVVIAGFTATGFAFTENILYLGNAFGEDQEIGAAGLQSVTAGTFFVRIVMSPFAHPLFTVLTGIGFGIAAATARRRKVLRTVLPVLGLVLAMGVHALWNGSTTFGPWGFFAVYGAFMLPVLGLLTWLAIWSRQRELRTIAGELPAYAAAGWLSPDEPLALSSMQARGMARAYAARTFGPVAARAVGEYEAFATSLAFLRHRAKRGVVSVDFMAREQELLHHMWQRKEIAGPALTFAARATGKVWTPPPHRDYGGYNPYRR; encoded by the coding sequence ATCCCGGCGTACGATCCGGCGGCGGCGCCGGCGTTCGACGCCGTGCCCGAGCGGTCGCGGTGGCGCTACAAGCCGCGCCGGGCCTTCTGGCGCAGCAAGGTCGTGCGTGCGACCGCCGTGATCCTCGTGCTCGCCCTGTGCGCCCTGGTGATCCTGGCTCTCGTCCGGGAGCAGACCGGCACGGCCGGTTTCCTCGTCGGTCTGGGTCTCGCCGTGCTGCCCGTGCCGCTGCTGATGGCCGCGTTCCGCTGGCTGGACCGGGTGGAGCCGGGCCCGTGGAAGAACCTGTTGTTCTCCTTCGCGTGGGGGGCGTTCGCCGCGGCACTGGTCGCGATCCTCGCCAACACCTTCGCGACCCAGTGGATAGCCACGGCGACCGCGGACCCCTCGTCGGCCGACACGCTCGGCGCGACGGTCGTGGCGCCCGTGGTGGAGGAGAGCGCGAAGGCGGCGGCGATCCTGCTGGTGTTCCTCTTCCGCAGACGGGACTTCACCGGGCTGGTCGACGGCGTCGTGATCGCGGGGTTCACGGCGACGGGCTTCGCCTTCACCGAGAACATCCTCTACCTGGGCAACGCCTTCGGGGAGGACCAGGAGATCGGTGCGGCGGGCCTCCAGTCGGTGACGGCCGGGACGTTCTTCGTGCGGATCGTGATGTCGCCGTTCGCGCACCCGCTGTTCACGGTGCTGACCGGCATCGGCTTCGGCATCGCGGCGGCGACCGCCCGCCGCCGGAAGGTGCTGCGGACGGTGCTTCCCGTGCTGGGCCTGGTCCTGGCCATGGGGGTGCACGCGCTGTGGAACGGCTCGACGACGTTCGGGCCGTGGGGGTTCTTCGCGGTGTACGGGGCGTTCATGCTGCCCGTGCTGGGGCTGCTGACGTGGCTGGCGATATGGAGCCGGCAGCGTGAGCTGCGCACGATAGCCGGGGAGCTGCCGGCGTACGCGGCGGCGGGCTGGCTGTCGCCCGACGAGCCGCTGGCGCTCTCCTCCATGCAGGCGCGGGGCATGGCCCGTGCCTACGCGGCGCGGACGTTCGGGCCGGTGGCGGCGCGGGCCGTCGGGGAGTACGAGGCGTTCGCGACGTCGCTGGCCTTCCTGCGGCACCGGGCCAAGCGGGGCGTGGTAAGCGTCGACTTCATGGCGCGCGAGCAGGAGCTGCTGCACCACATGTGGCAGCGCAAGGAGATCGCCGGCCCGGCGCTGACGTTCGCGGCCCGCGCGACGGGCAAGGTGTGGACGCCTCCGCCGCACCGGGACTACGGGGGGTACAACCCGTACCGGCGCTGA
- a CDS encoding M23 family metallopeptidase: MASNRPAPEASFGSFDTLTTTTYAPYGTSGGAVGGAALDPAPQAGEWNPTEETVRPVRGRHRVVKQRSGLARSSTVLGVGVIAAVGAGGMATAQDKPRIAISLPDLPDASDLPGVGTLIADDEGDQAPAADTSGTTALNALSPAGPQGATDGTDADEGAGEALRARILQQAEEQQASAEAEARAAAEQAAAEKAAADAEAQQTAALAAEKAAEAERKKAAEAAAAKAEAERLAKLAASYALPTSSYTITSTYGQAGSMWSSGYHTGLDLAAPTGTPANAVHGGTIKSAGWSGAYGYRIVLELEDGTEVWYCHLSSMTVSAGQTVQTGETIGRVGATGNVTGPHLHLEVHTAGGDGIDPLAWLRGKGLTV; encoded by the coding sequence GTGGCGTCCAACAGGCCTGCCCCCGAAGCCTCTTTCGGCTCGTTCGACACGCTCACGACGACGACCTACGCCCCCTACGGCACGTCGGGCGGTGCGGTCGGCGGTGCGGCCCTGGACCCGGCCCCGCAGGCCGGTGAGTGGAACCCCACGGAGGAGACGGTCCGCCCCGTGCGCGGCCGCCACCGTGTCGTCAAGCAGCGCAGCGGCCTGGCCCGCAGCTCCACCGTCCTCGGTGTCGGCGTCATCGCCGCCGTCGGCGCGGGCGGCATGGCCACCGCGCAGGACAAGCCGCGTATCGCCATTTCCCTGCCCGACCTCCCGGACGCCTCCGACCTGCCCGGCGTCGGCACGCTGATCGCCGACGACGAGGGCGACCAGGCGCCCGCCGCCGACACCTCCGGCACCACCGCGCTCAACGCCCTGTCCCCGGCCGGCCCCCAGGGCGCCACCGACGGGACGGACGCGGACGAGGGCGCCGGCGAGGCACTGCGCGCCCGCATCCTCCAGCAGGCCGAGGAGCAGCAGGCGTCCGCCGAGGCCGAGGCCCGTGCCGCCGCCGAGCAGGCCGCCGCCGAGAAGGCCGCCGCCGACGCGGAGGCCCAGCAGACCGCCGCGCTCGCCGCGGAGAAGGCCGCGGAGGCGGAGCGCAAGAAGGCGGCCGAGGCAGCCGCGGCCAAGGCCGAGGCCGAGCGCCTCGCCAAGCTGGCCGCCAGCTACGCGCTGCCCACGTCCTCGTACACGATCACCTCGACCTACGGCCAGGCCGGCTCGATGTGGTCCTCCGGCTACCACACCGGCCTCGACCTGGCCGCGCCGACCGGCACCCCGGCCAACGCCGTGCACGGCGGCACCATCAAGTCCGCCGGCTGGTCCGGCGCCTACGGCTACCGCATCGTGCTGGAGCTGGAGGACGGCACCGAGGTCTGGTACTGCCACCTGTCCTCGATGACCGTCAGCGCCGGCCAGACCGTGCAGACCGGCGAGACCATCGGCCGCGTCGGCGCCACGGGCAACGTCACCGGACCGCACCTGCACCTGGAGGTGCACACGGCGGGCGGCGACGGCATCGACCCGCTGGCCTGGCTGCGCGGCAAGGGCCTCACGGTCTGA
- the lhgO gene encoding L-2-hydroxyglutarate oxidase: MSGFGGGVFDCDVLVIGGGIIGLSTAYALTRSAPGIRVVVLEKEAGPARHQTGRNSGVIHSGIYYRPGSLKARYAVRGAAEMVKFCAEYGLPHEVTGKLIVATERSELPRLHALVQRGRENGIPVRELGPAQITAFEPQVSGIAAIHVGTTGICDYGAVSAQLAEASGADVRYGARVTAVDRRPWGVAVRTGTGEIVRGRVLVNCAGLHCDAVARLAGDDPAMRIVPFRGEYFELVRPELVRGLVYPVPDPAFPFLGVHLTRGIDGGVHVGPNAVPALAREGYRWPVVHPGELAGTLTWPGSWAIARRHWRYGAGELRRSLSKGAFTEAVRRLLPAVREDDLRPAPAGVRAQAVLRDGTLVDDFLIREAPRTVHVLNAPSPAATASLPIGREVARRALAHVEADR; the protein is encoded by the coding sequence GTGTCCGGGTTCGGCGGTGGCGTGTTCGACTGTGATGTGCTGGTGATCGGCGGCGGGATCATCGGCCTGTCGACGGCGTACGCACTCACGCGGTCGGCGCCGGGGATACGCGTGGTCGTCCTGGAGAAGGAGGCCGGTCCGGCACGTCACCAGACGGGCCGCAACAGCGGTGTCATCCACAGCGGCATCTACTACCGCCCCGGCTCCCTCAAGGCGCGGTACGCGGTGCGGGGCGCGGCCGAGATGGTCAAGTTCTGCGCCGAGTACGGGCTGCCGCACGAGGTGACCGGCAAGTTGATCGTGGCCACCGAGCGGTCCGAGCTGCCCCGGCTGCACGCCCTCGTCCAGCGCGGCCGGGAGAACGGGATCCCGGTGCGCGAGCTGGGCCCGGCGCAGATCACCGCGTTCGAGCCGCAGGTGAGCGGCATCGCGGCGATCCACGTCGGCACGACCGGGATCTGCGACTACGGGGCGGTCTCGGCGCAGCTCGCCGAGGCGTCCGGCGCCGACGTGCGGTACGGCGCGCGGGTCACGGCCGTCGACCGGCGGCCCTGGGGCGTGGCGGTCCGCACGGGGACCGGGGAGATCGTCCGCGGGCGGGTTCTGGTCAATTGCGCGGGGCTCCACTGCGACGCGGTGGCGCGGCTCGCGGGCGACGACCCGGCCATGCGGATCGTGCCGTTCCGAGGCGAGTACTTCGAGCTGGTGCGGCCCGAGCTGGTGCGGGGCCTGGTGTATCCGGTGCCGGACCCGGCGTTCCCGTTCCTCGGGGTGCACCTGACGCGGGGCATCGACGGGGGCGTCCACGTGGGGCCGAACGCGGTGCCCGCGCTGGCCCGCGAGGGGTACCGGTGGCCGGTCGTGCACCCGGGCGAGCTGGCCGGGACGCTGACCTGGCCCGGCTCGTGGGCGATCGCCCGGCGGCACTGGCGGTACGGGGCGGGTGAGCTGCGCAGGTCCCTGTCCAAGGGCGCCTTCACGGAGGCGGTCCGCCGGCTGCTGCCCGCCGTGCGGGAGGACGACCTGCGGCCGGCTCCGGCGGGGGTGCGGGCCCAGGCCGTGCTGCGGGACGGCACGCTCGTCGACGACTTCCTGATCCGCGAGGCGCCCAGGACGGTCCACGTCCTGAACGCTCCCTCGCCCGCGGCCACGGCGTCCCTGCCCATCGGCCGCGAGGTGGCGCGGCGGGCGCTGGCGCACGTCGAGGCGGACCGATAG